The stretch of DNA AAACCATGATGTCGAAGCGGTCAAGGCTAACTTGGAGAAGGCGCTGGTTGAACGATAGCGCCGCCCATTTTCAGTAACTAGAAGAGGCAAAATGATGGACCCCAAATTTGAACAAGTCATTGCTGCTCCTTCAATCTCCGGTGAACGAATAGCGTTAATTATGCCCGTGTATAACGAAGCCGACACCATCAGGCACACGGTGAGAGAAATCCATGAGAAAATCGAGTCAAAAATGGGCAACGTGGACACCTGGGTTTTTGAGGACGGCAGCACAGACGGCACCAAAAATGTGCTCAGAGAACTGAAACGGGAATTTAGTGGACTGCATGCAGAGATGACACCTGCCCGAAAGGGTTACCCCCGGGCAATGCGGGATGCATTCCTAAACATAAGCGGGGCCGACTATGATTATGTCGTGGCGGTTGACTCTGACGGTCAGTATGAGCCAGATGATTTCTTTAAGCTGTGGAGCATCATGCAGCGGGACTCCCCCGATATAGTTATGGGTAGACGTATGGCGAGGCGGGAGCCGCCCTACCGCAAGTTGCTTTCGCGGGGGCTACAGTTGCTGGAGAGAGTAATGTTTCCAGTCAAATGCAAAGACGTTACAAGCGTGATGCGGCTGATGAAGGTTGATTTAGCCCATGAAATCTGCGGGGAAATCAAATATTCACCCTACAATTTTTGGCTAGAATTCACAGCGCGCATGTCAATGAATGGCTACCGAATAGTCGAAATCCCCATTACTTACCGAGACCGAGCGGGAGGAAGCCGAGTTTACAGTGTTAAGAAAATGCCCAAGGTGATCCTCTCGGAGTTTCGCGCATTGCGTGCGGTGCGCAGGGAACAAAAAAGTAAAGCTTAGTCAGCTTCCATTTCTTGCTGTGATGGCGTGGGCTTCTCTCTTTTCAGGCTTGAACCCACCCAGTTGACGCCTACTAGGGTTCTTTCGATTAAAGAGAACCTTTCTATGCAGACAATCACCAAGATGAAGCCAAAGATGAAGGAGAACCCGAAAAGCTCACCGTAGGTGTTATGGAACACCATTCCCGCATCGACTCCATCGTTTAGCCTGATGATTATAATAATGTATATCCGCAGCACGTTAGCCATGAAGGTTCCAAATAACCCGATAAAGAAGTACATCGCTTTTCTAAATGCTGTAATGCTGGAGCGCTTGAAGAAAAGCAGAATTATCAAAACGTAGAGGAGCAGGCTGTAGACTCCCGCGCATGCCCAGGCTATCGCGACACTGGTGGTATTGCTGCCTAATCCAACGGTTAATTGTGGAAGCATTGACTCGCCGAGGTGATAGGGATAATTTAGTTGAACAGTGTAGCCTAAAACGTCAAAGAGCGCCGCAGTTGTAGCTGCTGTGGGAAGAGTCATTTCTTGGAGGGGACGGAATACACCGAAGGGGTAGATTGTATCAAGCATATAGGCTACCGCCATAGCGCCCAAGACAGCCAGCGAAATGCTGAAGGTCTTCAAACCCTTTATTTTGTAGGCTAAAAGAATGGCTGCTAAGAAGCAGAAGAAGAAAACGGTGTATTCGATTGAAAGCGGCCACTGCAGGTGCAGAAAATCAGAGGGTTCATTTTGAGCGTTGATTGCAGGCAGCCCTAAGTTGAGGCCCTCTTTAAGTATCGTTAAATCTAAACCGAAGAAGTTAACTGCTAAAACGAAGACCGTGGGAATCAACGCGCAGGCAAGCGAAGCAACCATTAATTTGCGGTTTGCCGGTTTATTGTCAACAACGGTTCGCCAGCTTAAAGCGGTTTCAACAACCAAAAACCATGCGAATATGGAGTAGAACATTCTGCCTTTCCATGTGAGGTCGAAAGTGAAGTTTTGATCAAAGTACGTGTTGCTCCAGGGTTCAAAAGAGCCATCCTCGCCGTTATAGCGGTACTTGTAGCCTTCGATGTTACCGTAGTCTAGAACTGCAAGCATAAGAATGGGCGTGATGATCAGTATAAGCAGAGCGAGTTGGAACCAGAGTTTGTTGAACCTTGCCCACTTCATAAGTTACCTATGGGCGCCAAGTTTGCTTTTATGTTTTTGCTAAAAAAAGGCATTGATTGAGAAGATAACATGGCCTAAGCATATTTTTTGCTATTATAGTTCTGGCTCCATCGGCTTTTTGCTTTGTAAATAGCAGAAAATAGAGTTTTGATTCGACAACGGGTTTCGCCCAATAAAAAACCGGAGTCCTGTCATCTTCTCCTCTTTTTTTATCATAGACTTTCTTTTAAGCCAAAAGGGCGGTTGCTTGTTTTAAAGAAAATTAACGAAGTTATGCGGGCGGAGCAGTTTGCGGCTGCGTTGATTGCGTTTGTTGTTTGTCGAAGTATTCTTTGGTTATTTGCTTTACATGTTCCTGCTGTGATTTATTTTTTCTGCGGCCACGATAATCTATAGCTAGCATGAATATGTAGGGTAGGGAGAGGTAAAATATGGCGAAGAAAATGTTGCTAAACATCCATGTGTAGGGGTTGGAGAGAATTACGGCGGAGTTTGAGAGGTCAAAGTTATAGGCGGTTTTGAAGAAGTCAACGAGGATAAAGCCTAAGAGCGCCATGGCTAGGCAGACGATGAACTGAACAAAGACGCTGCGTTCCTTGCCTAAAATGAGGACGGGAATGATGGAGGATAAAACAAACACCCAAGCAAAAGAGTAGACGAAGACCACCATGTCGATGTGGGAGCCCAGCCATAACCCGGCAAAGGGTACGTAGAGGGTGAGTGAACCCAGAACTGTTTCGACGGCTGTTTCAGTGAAGATTTGGTAGCTTACCATTAAGGCCCAAGCTACGGATAGATATGCGGGAGTGATTAGTGCAGCCTTAACCAATCAAGACACCTATAGCCGGCTATAACTATAAGGATACACCTTAACTTATCCTTTACGATACCCTACGCCCTGATACTTGGCAAACCCACACCAGAACAGCCCTGTAGCCGCGTCACACTACTTAGTCTCGCCATCACCTATCTCCATGGCTTCCCGAATCAACTCAACCTCACGCACCGTCAACGGCTTATTGGTTGCCTTCAAAACCACCCGCTCCTGCCAGCCGCAGTCCGGGCACTCATAACTCGGCGGCAGCATCCCCAAATGCGCCCACATGTCCCCGCCCTGGCTTCTCGCACGCCGAACCCGAGGGCTTTTGCATCGGGGGCAAACCTGAATGTCAAGATCGACACCCTGCGCTTTAAGTTCATCAAGTGCCTCTGTGACTGAGGCAGCGTTTTGAACTGCGGTTTCTTCCTGGAGCTGCTCAAGGGCGGTGAGTTGCTGCTTTCGCCGTTTCTTCTTTTGCACCTGCGCTTCAGACATCGTTATTCCTCTGGGTTGATTAGGGTCTGGTTTAAGAAAGGTTTTCTGGTACAGCAATTTACCCCGCAGTATTAGTACAGCTGTTTACAGAATATGATAAATAGCCCAATGCGGAAACTTTTGCTTGATTCGCTTGAACCAAAAAACAGCCTTCGCATTACTGCTTGCGCTGCTTGCATGCTCAGTCTGCTTCACAGCGGCAGCCTCCAGCCCCACCGCTTTTCCCCTCCCCGGGGCAGAGCATCCAGGGCAACTGCAGCTTTCAGCGTCGATTCCTTTAATCGTCGGCGCAGGCTTGCAGGGCAACACATCAAATCCCCTTGAGCAGCCGACCCGAAGCCAAATCTATTGTTACATCCTACAGAACCCCGGCGTGCATTTCCGTGGAATCACAGGCGGTTTGGGGTTGTCAGTGGGGGTGGTGCAGTATCATCTCTATGTGCTGGAGCATGCCGGCTTAGTCTGCAGCATAACCGATGGGCAGAGCAAACGGTACTTTGAACGTGCCACCTACAAAGAAACCGACGTGCAGCTTGTGTCCCTGATGCGCCATAGCACCGTCGCCCAGATCCTGCATATTTTAGCCCAAAACGGGCCCACCCTGCACCGCGACATCGCCGATAGCCTCGGCGTCACATCGCAGGCGCTAACATATCAGATGAACCAGCTTAAAGAGGCGGGGCTGGTGACCGCGGAGAAAGTGGGCGTTAACGTCCGCTACAGCCTAGCCAGCGACGGTATGGGGCGGGCAATCCTTGATTTATGCGGTCAACTTAAGATTTAGGCTGAGGCAAACGGGATGGTTAATGTTGGGTTGATGCTTGTGTGGGTTCATAATGGTTGCTTTAGGCGTTTTGGTGGGTGCCTACGTTGCTTTGGAGCGACGCCGCGGAGACATACAGGCCAGGATGCTATCGATTAAGTCCAATTTGACAGTGAATTCTCTATATGTGGTGGAGCTTTTTCTGTAAATTTAATAGGGCAGTTGCTGTTGCTCTCACTGACCTACCCCCCCTCTATTTATAGCAACAAAGAGAGCCACCGCGGCGGCAACCAAGATTAGGGTGCTTACCGGCGTAAACGAGCAGGCAGCCCTGTAGCCTAAAAGGCAGGGTTTGCTTGCCGTCTGGTTGGGCAGCGCCGTTTTAACCGCTGCTATGGCAAGCACTGCAACCACGATGTAGACGATGATTCTAAGTGCTTCCACCGTTTTTCACCTCCAGCCCCTTTAGTTCGCCGCGGCTAAAGGTCCACTCGAAGGGTGCCACCTTTCCCAGTGACCTCCAAGAGGGTGCCCTCGATGACTTCAGCATGCAAGGGCTCGCCCAAGTTGCCCTCAACGAGAACTTCCCCGCCCGAGCCGTTGGATAACGTGAGGGTTTTAAGCTCTGCCTTTGATGCAGCTCCACCGAGAAGAATCGTTCATTGTTTTGATTCATTTTTTCCCCTCAAGCAGGATGGGGGGCGAAGGTGATTACCTTTATTTGCTTATGTTGTGCATACCTGTACAATAGTGTGAAAACGTTAGCACTGTGAGATGCGTGGGTACCTTGGAGATTGAACGATTATTCTATGAGCTTGCCAGCGAAAGCAGACTAAGCATCCTTGAGGCGCTAAAAGAGAAAGACTGCAAAATGAATGACCTCTCACGCAACCTTGACTTATCCACCACCGAAACCTTCCGGCAGCTACAGCGCCTCAGCGAAGCCTCCCTGGCCAGAAAGCAGCCTGAAGGCACCTACGCCATCACCGAATACGGCAAACTCGTATTGGGGTTTTCTTCGCCGCTGGGTTTTCTGCTCAAAAACAAACAGTTCTTCTTAACCCATGACGTGCAATGCTTGCCGGCTAAGTTCATTATGCGTTTAGAGATTCTTTCGCAGGCAACTTTTCTCTCAGGGATGGTTGAAAGCACCACAAAAATCTCCAACATGATTGGTCAGGCAAAATATTTCATGTGGGCTATCTCGCCGGAGCCGCTCTTCCAGTCTCTTGAGGACATATCCAAAGAGATCCCCAAGGGCGCCCAATACCGCGTTATGTCACCGCAGCCCTACATGAAGCTTCCCAACATCGAGAACCGAACCCTTTCCGAGCCGCCCCTGATTTTGGCGCTCACCGAGAAGCAGGCAGCGGTGTGTTTTCGGCTTATAGACGGAAAAGTGGATTACACATGCTTTTTTGGGGAAGCCTCTGGGTTTCATGAGTGGGTTAAGGATTTGTTCTGTTACTTTTGGGATCGGGGAAACCGTGTTTGACTGGGCTGCCTGGCATGCAAGTGTTTAAATCAGAAGCATGTTAGAATATCCTAATGGTGCAAATGGTGCCCGAAAAACTTGATTTGACCCTCTACGAGATGCAGGCGCAGGTCTCCAAAACCCTTGCTCATCCACTCAGACTCGCCGCGCTACATTACCTTAGAGACGGCGAAAAAACAGTCAATCAACTCGTCGAATACACGGGCGCCAACCAATCTAACCTCTCCCAGCATCTGGCTATCCTGCGGCAGGGCGGCATCGTTAAAACCCGCAAAAAAGCCTCAAACATCTACTACCGCGTCGCCAGCCCAAAAATCAGCCAAGCCTGCGACATGCTCCGAGAAGTCCTAAAAGAGCAGCTTAACCAAAGAAACGAGTTGGCAAACAAATATCCCTAGAGCACCATGCTTGAGGTGGTTTTCGGGCTCAGGTGGCTTATGGTACTTTGGTTGCGGATGCGCCGCCGGAGGTGTTAATGTTACCCAAGACGGTGTTGCCCCGATAGGACAGGTGGGAGCCGCCGCTCAAATTCGCATTCAATTCTCCATCAACATACACTGTTCCCTGGCTTCCCCCACTCAAATCCACGGCTGCACCATTAACCATCAAGTTCTGCAGCATCAGATTCGAGCCGCCTGAACCCTCTGCGGTAAGTGCTGTGGCTTGCCCCGTCATGGTGACTCTGCTGCCGCCGGAGAGGTCAACATTCAAATTGTGGGTTAAATTGAAGCCGGAAACGTTGGCTTTTGCTCCGCCTGACAGCGACACCGCAGTTAAGTCAGGCATGGTTATTTCTGCTTTAAGCGTGGAGGGCCAATGGATGCCTGAGACTCCGATTTGCAGGGTCTGCCCAACTACCTTGGCGTCGATATACTGCATCATGTTCTCGTTTGTGGTTACGCTGACGCTGTAGTTGCTGCCCTGCTTGATTGTTACGTCAAACCCGTAGCCTGCATCAACCGCGTAGAAGCCGCTGAGGTCCATCTGCTGGGTCTGCAGGTTACCCGATGGGCTTTCGTTGAATGGCCCCGTCAGAATGGGCAAAACCCCCACAGCGATCAGGGCAACAAAGATAACAACTACCGCCGCTAACACCGCCACCACAGCGATGCCGAAGACCCATCCGATTGGGCGGCTCTCATGTCGAGGCGGCTGAGAAGCGTTGGCGCTTGGCGTTTTGACTTGGGCGCCGCATTTTGGGCAATAAGCCATGCCCTCGTCGAGTTTGCTTCCGCATTTCCAGCAATAACCCATAACTACCCCTAATACTTCTGCGTTGAACTGTGGATTTAAAACTTTCCCAGCATACTTCACCGCTGGGCATGGCTAAGAGCTGGTTGGGCAGGAAGACCTAGCGGGCTTTATGATAATTTCTTGGTCTACCAAGCGCACGGTGACTATTGTGCCAGGCGCCAATTTTAAGGCGTCCCGAATAGGCTTAGGAATCGTAACTTGCCCCCTTTTACCGACCGTCGCGTCTTTTTGGTACATACCTTCTCGATTCACAGTAAGCGGCGTTTCCTTTTTAAGATTTAAGTCAATTCGCAAACCTCTTAAGGTACACTTCAGCCTATCTTATTCTGTGGAATCGTTTTGGGCGTAAACTTCAAGGACCTTATCCCGAAAACCCCCGTTAAACTCGAAGACCTCTCAGGCAAAATTATAGCCATAGACGCCTACAACGCCATCTACCAGTTCCTCAGCATCATCCGCCAACCCGACGGCACCCCCCTCAAGAACAGCAAAGACCAAATCACCAGCCACCTCAGCGGCCTCTTCTACCGCACCACCAACCTCGTTGAATTGGGCATAAAACCAGTCTATGTTTTCGACGGCAAAGCCCCTGACCTTAAAGCCAAAGAGGTTGAGCGGCGCCACCAAATCAAAGCCCAAGCCACCGTCCAGTACGCTAAGGCGCAGGCAAGCGGCGACACAGAAAAGATGCGTATGTACGCTTCTATGGCGACAACCATGAAGCCCTACATGGTGCCGGATAGCAAGCGGCTTTTGGAGCTTATGGGGCTGCCCTGGATAGCGGCGCCCAGCGAAGGCGAAGCGCAGGCGGCGTACATGAACCGCAAGGGCGACGCGAACTATTGCGCCAGCCAAGACTACGACAGCCTGCTCTTCGGCGCGCCTAAGCTGCTGCGTAACGTCACCATTTCGGGGCGGCGGCGACGCGGCAAAGCCTTCATCGAAGTGGTGCCTGAAATCGTTGAGCTCAAGAAAGCGCTGGGTGAATGCGAGTTAACCTATGAGCAACTCATCGACGTCGGCATATTAATCGGCACCGACTTTAACCCCGACGGCATCGAGGGCATCGGACCCAAAACCGCCCTCAAACTCATCCGCGCCCATGGCACCCTCGAAAACGCGTTGCCCTCCATCAAAAACGCCTCTTTCCCCTGCGAACCCCAGCTAATCCGACAGGAGTTCCTGCATCCCAAAGTCACCGACGACTACAAGCTTGAATGGCGCGCACCCGACGAGGCAGGGCTGGTCGAGTTTATGTCGGTGGAGAAGGAGTTCGGGGAGGAACGCGTCAAGAAGGCGGTGGAGCGGATGACGGCGGGCAGCAAGAAGGCGAAGGGTAAGGTTTCACTGGAAAAATGGTTCGGCTGAGATTGAAGCCTCCAAATCGGCAGCGTTCCAGCCGAGACTGCGTTCGCATTACAGGTTTTGGTTGCTTGTTTTCCTAGTTTATGAGGAAACGAAGGCTTATATCACTGCCACGCTTCACAGCTATTTGTGAATAAAAAAAACAAGAATCACGCCGTAATTCTGTTGCTAATACTAATTTCGAGCACAAGTTTAATGATAACTAAAGGCGTGCAAGCACAAAACAACACACCGCCAACAATTTCCATTCTTTCTCCCACAAACGATACTGTTTTCGATGTTGGTGCCCGCCAACTGGTGTTCTTTCAATTGAATTATCAATCAAACGGCACAGTCTCATGGGTAGGGTATAGCATTGATGGGGCGAGTAACATAACTGTCAATGGAACTGGCGAGTATGTTGATGACGCCGAGTCTTCTGGATATCACAATCTAACTCTCTATGCAAACGACACAACGGGCAATTGGGCTACTCCGCAAACCGTAACTTGGCTAACCAAGATTCATGGAGATGTAGGCGCGCCTTTTCCTTTCATGCTATTGTTGATACCGGTTACGTTGGTAATTATCGTCATCATGGCGCTTCTACTTTTTAGAAGGCATCGGAAAAATAAGTCAACAAAGCCAACAAGCCCATAAATCCAAGCATTTCTATGATAAATCTTCAATTTTGTGTCATTGAGCGTTGTCAGGAAGAGAGAAGCGAAAAGAAGAGTTATTTTACAGTAACTAATTACGCTAGGTTCCGCAGCATGACGGGGTTGAAGCCCCCTCTCCAGCGCAGTTTAGGCCGCCAAAAGCTGCAGGGGCAAGGTTTCACTGGAAAAATGGTTCGGGTAAAGGGTTATTCGGTGAAGGCTTGGCATGTGCAGCCTTGGGCGGCGCATTTTTTGTCGTTTGGGTGGTTGCCTCTTGGATGCTTGCATGTGGAGCATTCATTTAGTGTTGTTGCGCTTAGGATTGCGTCCTGCACAAGGATGTCGCTCATGACCGGTCGCCTTTAAGGATTATGTGAAAAGGGGGGTTACTTGACGGTAACCGATTTTGCTAGGTTGCGGGGCATATCTGGGTTGAAGCCCTTCTCCAGCGCCGTATAGTACGCGAGTAGCTGCAGGGGCACCGCATAGGGGATGGGTGAGAGCACCGCGGGGATGCCTTTGGGGACCTCGATGAAGTCGTCGGATAAATCCTGGATTTCCCGGTCGCCTTCCTCGGTTATGGCGATGATGTGGGCGCCTCTTGCTTTCATCTCCATGATGTTGCCGATGACGGTTCTATGCGTATCATCTCGAGGACAGACGAACACGACGGGGAAGCCGTCTTCTATGAGGCTGATGGGGCCATGCTTGCTTTCGCCCGCGGGGAACGCGATGCTGGGGATGTAGGCGATTTCCATGAGTTTTAGTCTGCCCTCAAAGGCGGTGGCGGTGCTGATGCCTCTGCCCAAGAAAAAGAAGACTTTGCTGTTCACGTATTTCTTGGCGATCTGCTTGATTTTTTCTTCCTGCGTACTCACGATGACATCGGTCATGTCAGGTAGTTTTTGCAGGCTCTCTTCGAGGCTATCGATTTCATCCTGGGAAACTTTGCCTCTTTTCTTAGCCAACTTCAACGCCAACTGAGCCAGAACTGAAAGCTGAGAGGTGAAGGTTTTTGTTGCCGCAACCCCAATTTCGGGTCCCGCCTGCGTGCCGATGTAGACTCGGCTGATGCGGGTCAGCGTGGATCCGATAACGTTGGTTAAGCTCAGCACGGTTGCCGCACGCTGCTGCGCGCAGGATACCGCGGCTATGGTGTCGGCGGTTTCGCCTGATTGGCTTACGGCGAGGATGGTGCTGTCTATGTTGACGGATTTGCCATGCTGCTCCAAAAACTCCGAGGCATACACGGGGTAGGTGGGTAGAAACGCCAGCTTGCTGAACATGTAGGAGGCTGCGAGGCAGGCGTGGTAGCTGGTTCCGCAGGCAACCAGGAACACTTCGTTGGCGCGGTCCAGAAAAGTCGAGAGCAAATCCAGATAATGATCCTGAATACGCAGGGTGTTGCGCAGCGTTTCGGGTTGCTCATGGATTTCCTTAATCATGAAATGCGGATACCCCTGCTTAACCGCCATCTCCGCAGTCCACTCGACAGTGATGGGGTCACGGGTGACGACGGCGCCGTCGCAGATCCGTTTGATTTCGTAGCCTTCGCCAGTTAAGGTGACGAGTTCGCCGTTGTTAATCAAGACGGCTTTGTTGGTGACCTCCAAAAACGCCGGGATATCGGAGGCGCAGAAAACGCCTTTGTGGTTAATGCCCAGCACCAGGGGGCTTTCGTTTCGGGCACAGATAATTTTGCCAGGTTCCCGAGTCGATAGGATGGCAAACGCGTAGGAGCCATCGATGCGTTTGAGGCTCTCAAGCACGGCTTGCTCGAAGGACAGTTTGGGGTTTTGCTTTAGGGTTTCCTCGATGAGGTGCGCCATAACTTCCGTGTCGGTTTTGGAGACAAATGTGTGGCCGAGGTTTTGGAGTTCCGCTTTCAGCTCGATGAAGTTCTCGATGATGCCGTTGTGGACGACGACGATTTCGCCGGTGCAGTCAAGGTGGGGGTGGCTGTTGACTTTGAGGGGTGCGCCATGGGTTGCCCAGCGGGTGTGTCCGATGCCTATGCCGCCGGGTAAGTCGTCGAGGTCGAGGATTTTGTGGACTTCATCGATTTTGCCCTGGTCTTTTTTTATGAAGATTTTGCCGCCGCTTTGGGTGGCGATGCCGACGGAGTCGTAGCCGCGGTATTCGAGCCGTTTAAGAGAAGAATGAATAAGGGGGGCTGCGTTGCCTTCTTTTAGAACACATCCAAATATTCCGCACATTTATTTCAAAACCTTGATTTAGTTGCTGTTGATTATGGCAGAAGCGGTGGATTGCTAATAAGGATTTTTAAGAGTTCAGTTTGGCTACTGAAAACTTTTTTTTAGCGGTTAGCCGCTTTTTTCCCTGAGTCTTTTGGGTTGGCACCACAAGTTTCGCCGAAATAACCCCGACCACTATAAAGAAATTTTTAATAGCACCAGCGCAGTAAACCACTGGATAACCATGGACAAAAAAATGCTCCTCCAAGACGACGGCACAACACAGCAAATCAAAGAAATCAGCATCATCCAAGACTCCCAAAAACTCAAAAACATACTCGGCGAACTCAGCTGGAAAATCCTCAGCCTCCTCAACCAAAAAGAAATGTACCCCCTCGAAATCGCCAAGCGCCTAGGCATGCATGAACAGAAAATCTACTACCACATCCGCAAACTCGCCAAAGCCGGCGTCATCGTGGTAACGCGGGAAGATAAAAAGAAAGGCGCCACCGCCAAATACTACAAACCCGTCTCCCCAGCGTTCGGCATAGAGTTCCCCGAGGGCTACAAACCCATACAGAACCTCTGCATGGAAAGCATAGCTCCGCAGCTACAGGGCTTCTTTAAAGAATTCATCAGCAACGGCGTCTTCGACGGCAAAATCGTGGTAGGCAGCCCCATGCCGCATGGCCCCTTCAAAACCAGCGCCCGAGACGGCCACTACGCCGCGCACCTCGCCTTGTTTTTGGGGCAATTCGCCAAGATGCCCAGTGAATTCGCGGTGAAGCTCGACGTGGATGTGAAGGCGGAGAAGGAAGAAAAAAACAACCTTATCTTAGTCGGCGGCCCAGGCACCAACTTTCTAACTCAGGAAATAAACGAATACTTACCCATCAAATTCAACATGCAGTCTTCGCCCCAGGGCTTCCTTTTGGGGGGGTTATCGTCGAAAAAGACCGGGCAGGTTTACTTATCCGACATGTCGGGGTTGGTGGCGAAAATCGTTAACCCCTGGGACAGCAGCAAATGCATCGTGGTCTTAGCAGGCAACAAGGCGGTGGGAACCAAAGCCTGCGTAATTGCGCTGACGAATTTCTACGCGAAAACCCTTGAGAAGTACCATGGCGAAGACACGTTTGCGGCGGCTATCACCGGATTCGATTTAGACGGCGACGGCAAAGTAGACTCCATCGAGGTCCGAGAGTAATGACAAAAACACTGGTTGAAGTCATCCATGCCTACGGGCACCCAAACATCCAATCCTGTCACCCGACAACGATTATGTTTACCAAAGAGCGTCAGGTAACCAAAAGGGGCGACTGCGTGGTAGCGGTGGCAGCTGACAAATCTGTGGCGGATTTAAGCGAGAAATTCAAGGCTGCGCTGCGGCGGCCAAACGCGAAATTAAGCATCCAGCTCGAGGTAGATGGGTTAGTGGGTCAAATAAGCGC from Candidatus Bathyarchaeota archaeon encodes:
- a CDS encoding DUF371 domain-containing protein; its protein translation is MTKTLVEVIHAYGHPNIQSCHPTTIMFTKERQVTKRGDCVVAVAADKSVADLSEKFKAALRRPNAKLSIQLEVDGLVGQISAYGSPDLALSHPNDLVIRKSDFVSDRTLAVKADKSSGDLSRAVVEKLRNPKQQVTLTLTLQV